In Mycolicibacterium mucogenicum DSM 44124, the following are encoded in one genomic region:
- a CDS encoding nuclear transport factor 2 family protein: MTTSEIATVLAWIDALNDRDLDTLDKLSSGDIEIGDANGATQGRNALRAWATDLDEKSTVGRMFVHDGVVVVEQTITGGGADRAAATAFRVVHDHVTSAFRHDDLASALAATELIESDAV; this comes from the coding sequence ATGACGACTTCCGAGATCGCGACGGTTCTCGCCTGGATCGACGCCCTCAACGACCGTGACCTGGACACCCTGGACAAGCTGTCGAGCGGTGACATCGAGATCGGTGACGCGAACGGCGCCACCCAGGGGCGGAATGCGTTGCGGGCCTGGGCAACCGACCTCGACGAGAAGTCGACGGTCGGCCGGATGTTCGTGCACGACGGCGTCGTGGTCGTCGAGCAGACGATCACCGGCGGCGGCGCCGATCGCGCGGCCGCGACGGCGTTCCGCGTGGTGCACGACCACGTCACCTCGGCGTTCCGCCACGACGACCTGGCATCGGCGCTCGCGGCGACCGAGCTCATCGAGTCGGACGCGGTGTAG
- a CDS encoding TetR/AcrR family transcriptional regulator, whose protein sequence is MDSPDSPVALSFARARSPQQREDRLRRLTEVTRALLDDTRAGELTLGDIAAAAGLAKSGVLRYAVSREALLLLVMYHEHLGWLDDLQVQLRDERRSPAKALAHTLARRPVLCDLISAAPVLMNRLTAEAAETVRTQARDVEERLRETLEPRLSLERQQLVLLTAAIHAFVGAVWGWAAIDSANQPEPGTELEDTLAALLRTFIAGLKQQ, encoded by the coding sequence ATGGATTCGCCGGATTCTCCAGTGGCGCTGTCGTTTGCGCGGGCCCGCAGCCCGCAGCAGCGGGAGGACCGCCTGCGCCGGCTGACCGAGGTCACCCGGGCCCTGCTGGACGACACCCGGGCCGGCGAGCTGACGCTCGGTGATATCGCTGCCGCGGCGGGCCTGGCCAAATCGGGCGTGCTGCGGTACGCCGTTTCGCGGGAGGCGCTGCTGCTCCTGGTGATGTACCACGAGCACCTGGGCTGGCTCGACGACCTACAGGTGCAGCTGCGCGATGAACGACGTTCTCCGGCAAAGGCTTTGGCGCACACGCTCGCGCGGCGCCCGGTGCTGTGCGACCTGATCAGCGCCGCACCGGTATTGATGAACCGGCTGACAGCCGAAGCGGCCGAGACGGTGCGCACGCAGGCGCGTGACGTCGAGGAGCGGCTACGCGAGACCCTCGAGCCCCGGCTGTCGCTGGAGCGTCAGCAGCTGGTGTTGCTGACCGCCGCGATCCATGCCTTCGTCGGCGCGGTATGGGGTTGGGCGGCAATCGATTCCGCCAATCAGCCCGAACCCGGAACCGAGCTCGAAGACACCCTCGCGGCGCTGCTGCGGACCTTCATCGCGGGCCTGAAACAGCAGTGA
- a CDS encoding SRPBCC family protein, with translation MTHHYEVRVTRHAQATPSTLFDVVADGSRWSEWARPLINYSAWETRGPADDGGVGAVRAVGTPRFPAREQTTIHEPGQRHGYTIISKTPVRNYQAQVTFTPSRTAPASTGTGRSKALGASSVWVTAPSCSTS, from the coding sequence ATGACACACCACTACGAAGTCCGGGTCACGCGCCATGCGCAGGCCACGCCGAGCACGCTGTTCGACGTGGTCGCGGACGGTTCCCGCTGGTCCGAGTGGGCGCGGCCCCTGATCAACTACTCGGCCTGGGAGACCCGTGGGCCTGCCGACGACGGTGGCGTCGGGGCCGTCCGCGCCGTCGGTACGCCCCGGTTTCCCGCGCGGGAGCAGACGACCATCCACGAGCCCGGTCAGCGGCACGGCTACACCATCATCTCGAAGACCCCGGTGCGGAACTACCAGGCGCAGGTGACCTTCACCCCGAGCCGGACGGCACCCGCATCGACTGGCACGGGACGTTCGAAAGCCCTTGGCGCATCGTCGGTCTGGGTTACCGCGCCGTCGTGCAGTACGTCCTGA
- a CDS encoding heterodisulfide reductase-related iron-sulfur binding cluster: MENLEHTLDVARLVIGLLATVIVLGFAAKRILWLTKLISSGQKLGDERGRKDDLVTRFLNQNKEVFAQSKLLKWSIPGIAHFFTMWGFFVLASVYLEAYGVLFDPKFAIPFVGHWAVLGFLQDFFALAVLAGIVVFAIIRLTKNPNNIGRESRFYGSHNGGAWEILIMIFLVILTYAIFRGAAVNVLGEHFPYQNGAFFSDGMAALLAPLGHTANVWIETIALLSHIGVMLVFLLIVLHSKHLHIGLAPINVTFKRLPDGLGPLLPMEYKGEKIDFDDPAEDAVFGRGKIEDFTWKGNLDFSTCTECGRCQSQCPAWNTGKPLSPKLVIMNLRDHLFAKAPYIIEGKPMPEEGSVDFAKLGESLHGHGVPEDGFARIEGSGPEQALRPLVGTAEQGGVIDPDVLWSCTNCGACVEQCPVDIEHIDHIVDMRRYQVMVESDFPGELGVLFKNLELKGNPWGQNAKERTTWIDELDFDIPVYGQDVESFDGFEYLFWVGCAGAYEDRAKKTTKAVAELLATAGVKFLVLGTGETCTGDSARRAGNEFLFQQLAAQNVETINELFEGVDPDKRKIVVTCPHCFNTIGREYPQLGANYTVVHHTQLLNRLVRDKKLIPVSSASQEVTYHDPCFLGRHNKEYEAPRELVGAAGAVLTEMPRHADRGLCCGAGGARMWMEEHIGKRINTERAEEAVDTGASAIATGCPFCRVMMSDGVDDVAATRSIEKTEVLDVAQLLLNSLDTSKVTLPEKGTAAKASAALAEKKAKEAPKPAPAAPAPAAEAAPAAEAPAAAAPAAAKPVTGLGMAAKRPGAKKAAAPAAAAPAAEAAPAAEAPAAASPAKGLGLAAGAKRPGAKKAAAPAAAAAPAPAAEAAPAAEAPAAPAAPAAPVKRLGLAAGARRPGAKKAAAPAAPAAPAAPAAPAAEAPAAEPAAEAPAAAAPAAPAEEAKPEPPVVGLGMRPGAKRPGKR; the protein is encoded by the coding sequence GTGGAGAATCTCGAACACACGCTCGACGTGGCCAGACTGGTCATCGGGCTGTTGGCAACGGTCATCGTCCTGGGGTTCGCCGCCAAGCGCATCCTGTGGCTGACCAAGCTGATCAGCTCCGGGCAGAAGCTCGGCGACGAACGTGGCCGTAAGGACGATCTCGTCACCCGCTTCCTGAACCAGAACAAGGAAGTCTTCGCCCAGTCGAAGCTCCTCAAGTGGTCGATCCCCGGCATCGCGCACTTCTTCACCATGTGGGGCTTCTTCGTCCTCGCGTCGGTCTACCTGGAAGCCTATGGCGTCCTGTTCGACCCGAAGTTCGCCATCCCGTTCGTCGGACACTGGGCCGTCCTGGGCTTCCTGCAGGACTTCTTCGCGCTGGCCGTGCTGGCCGGCATCGTCGTCTTCGCGATCATCCGCCTGACCAAGAACCCCAACAACATCGGCCGCGAGTCCCGGTTCTACGGATCGCACAACGGTGGCGCGTGGGAGATCCTCATCATGATCTTCCTGGTCATCCTGACCTACGCGATCTTCCGTGGTGCCGCCGTCAACGTCCTCGGCGAGCACTTCCCGTACCAGAACGGCGCCTTCTTCTCTGACGGCATGGCCGCGCTGCTGGCTCCGCTGGGCCACACCGCCAACGTCTGGATCGAGACCATCGCGCTGCTGTCGCATATCGGCGTCATGCTGGTCTTCCTGCTGATTGTGCTGCACTCCAAGCACCTGCACATCGGTCTGGCCCCGATCAACGTCACCTTCAAGCGCCTGCCCGACGGCCTCGGCCCGCTGCTGCCGATGGAGTACAAGGGCGAGAAGATCGACTTCGACGATCCCGCCGAGGACGCGGTGTTCGGCCGCGGCAAGATCGAGGACTTCACCTGGAAGGGCAACCTCGACTTCTCCACCTGTACCGAGTGCGGTCGCTGCCAGTCGCAGTGCCCGGCGTGGAACACCGGAAAGCCGCTGTCTCCCAAGCTCGTCATCATGAACCTGCGCGACCACCTGTTCGCCAAGGCGCCGTACATCATCGAGGGCAAGCCGATGCCCGAGGAGGGTTCGGTCGACTTCGCCAAGCTGGGCGAGAGCCTGCACGGACACGGCGTCCCCGAGGACGGTTTCGCGCGCATCGAGGGTTCCGGCCCCGAGCAGGCGCTGCGTCCGCTGGTCGGCACCGCCGAGCAGGGCGGCGTGATCGACCCCGACGTGCTGTGGTCCTGCACCAACTGCGGTGCCTGCGTCGAGCAGTGCCCGGTGGACATCGAGCACATCGACCACATCGTCGACATGCGCCGCTACCAGGTCATGGTCGAGTCCGACTTCCCCGGCGAGCTGGGCGTGCTGTTCAAGAACCTGGAACTCAAGGGCAACCCCTGGGGCCAGAACGCCAAGGAACGCACCACCTGGATCGACGAGCTGGACTTCGACATCCCGGTCTACGGCCAGGACGTCGAGAGCTTCGACGGCTTCGAGTACCTGTTCTGGGTCGGCTGCGCCGGCGCCTACGAGGACCGTGCCAAGAAGACCACGAAGGCCGTCGCCGAGCTGCTCGCCACCGCGGGCGTGAAGTTCCTGGTGCTGGGCACCGGCGAGACCTGTACCGGTGACTCGGCCCGCCGCGCCGGCAACGAGTTCCTGTTCCAGCAGCTCGCCGCGCAGAACGTCGAGACCATCAACGAGCTGTTCGAGGGCGTCGACCCCGACAAGCGCAAGATCGTCGTCACCTGCCCGCACTGCTTCAACACCATCGGTCGCGAGTACCCGCAGCTGGGCGCCAACTACACCGTCGTGCACCACACGCAGCTGCTGAACCGCCTGGTCCGGGACAAGAAGCTGATCCCGGTGTCGTCGGCCAGCCAAGAGGTCACCTACCACGACCCCTGCTTCCTCGGCCGCCACAACAAGGAGTACGAGGCCCCGCGTGAGCTGGTCGGTGCCGCCGGCGCCGTGCTCACCGAGATGCCCCGCCACGCCGACCGCGGCCTGTGCTGTGGTGCCGGTGGTGCCCGCATGTGGATGGAAGAGCACATCGGCAAGCGCATCAACACCGAGCGCGCTGAAGAGGCCGTCGACACCGGCGCCTCGGCGATCGCGACGGGCTGCCCGTTCTGCCGCGTGATGATGAGCGACGGCGTCGACGACGTGGCCGCGACCCGCAGCATCGAGAAGACCGAGGTGCTCGACGTCGCTCAGCTGCTGCTGAACTCGCTCGACACCAGCAAGGTGACGCTGCCCGAAAAGGGCACGGCGGCAAAGGCTTCCGCGGCCCTTGCCGAGAAGAAGGCCAAGGAGGCCCCGAAGCCTGCTCCGGCCGCTCCGGCTCCCGCTGCCGAAGCCGCTCCGGCTGCCGAGGCACCTGCTGCTGCCGCTCCGGCCGCCGCCAAGCCGGTCACCGGCCTGGGCATGGCCGCCAAGCGTCCGGGTGCCAAGAAGGCCGCCGCCCCGGCGGCTGCGGCTCCGGCTGCTGAGGCTGCTCCCGCCGCTGAGGCACCTGCTGCTGCCTCTCCGGCCAAGGGTCTGGGTCTGGCTGCGGGCGCCAAGCGTCCGGGTGCGAAGAAGGCTGCCGCTCCGGCTGCCGCCGCCGCTCCGGCCCCGGCTGCCGAGGCTGCTCCCGCCGCCGAGGCACCCGCCGCGCCGGCCGCTCCCGCGGCTCCGGTGAAGCGTCTCGGTCTGGCCGCGGGCGCGCGTCGCCCCGGCGCCAAGAAGGCCGCGGCTCCGGCAGCACCGGCAGCACCGGCGGCACCCGCCGCTCCGGCTGCTGAGGCTCCGGCTGCCGAGCCGGCCGCCGAGGCTCCCGCCGCTGCGGCACCTGCCGCCCCGGCGGAAGAGGCCAAGCCGGAACCGCCGGTCGTCGGACTGGGCATGCGTCCGGGCGCAAAGCGCCCCGGTAAGCGGTAA
- a CDS encoding pyridoxal phosphate-dependent aminotransferase, translated as METVTTHQVPADRTWHSGHPRNQRTFAQSTKLQDVLYEIRGPVHEQASRLEAEGHRILKLNIGNPAPFGFEAPDVIMRDMIAALPYAQGYSDSKGIVSARRAVVTRYELVEGFPRFDVDDVFLGNGVSELITMTLQALLDNGDQVLIPAPDYPLWTASTALAGGTPVHYLCDETQGWNPDIADLESKITDRTKAIVVINPNNPTGAVYSRETLESIANLARKHQLLLLADEIYDKILYDEAKHIPMASVAPDMLCLTFNGLSKAYRVAGYRSGWLAITGPKEHASSFLEGISLLSNMRLCPNVPAQHAIQVALGGHQSIEDLILPGGRLLEQRDVAWNKLNEIPGVSCVKPEGALYAFPRLDPEVHEIRDDEQLVLDLLLQEKILLTQGTGFNWPTPDHLRIVTLPWARDLANAIERLGNFLASYRQ; from the coding sequence ATGGAAACCGTGACCACCCACCAGGTACCCGCTGACCGCACATGGCACAGCGGCCATCCGCGCAATCAGCGGACGTTTGCGCAGTCGACCAAGCTGCAGGACGTCCTCTACGAGATCCGCGGCCCGGTACACGAGCAGGCCTCCCGGCTCGAGGCCGAGGGCCACCGGATCCTCAAGCTCAACATCGGTAACCCGGCGCCGTTCGGCTTCGAGGCACCGGACGTGATCATGCGCGACATGATCGCCGCCCTCCCCTACGCCCAGGGTTACTCCGACTCCAAGGGCATCGTGTCCGCGCGCCGCGCGGTGGTCACGCGCTACGAGTTGGTCGAGGGCTTCCCCCGGTTCGACGTCGACGACGTCTTCCTGGGCAACGGCGTCTCCGAGCTCATCACCATGACGCTGCAGGCGCTGCTCGACAACGGCGACCAGGTGCTGATCCCGGCCCCGGACTACCCGCTGTGGACGGCGTCGACGGCGCTGGCCGGCGGCACCCCGGTGCACTACCTGTGCGACGAGACGCAGGGCTGGAACCCCGACATCGCCGACCTGGAGTCGAAGATCACCGACCGCACCAAGGCGATCGTCGTGATCAACCCGAACAACCCCACCGGTGCGGTGTACAGCCGCGAGACGCTGGAGTCCATCGCGAACCTGGCGCGCAAGCACCAGCTGCTGCTGCTGGCCGACGAGATCTACGACAAGATCCTCTACGACGAGGCCAAGCACATCCCCATGGCGTCGGTGGCGCCCGACATGCTGTGCCTGACGTTCAACGGCCTGTCCAAGGCGTACCGTGTGGCCGGCTACCGGTCCGGCTGGCTGGCCATCACCGGCCCCAAGGAGCACGCGTCCAGCTTCCTGGAGGGCATCAGCCTGCTGTCCAATATGCGCCTGTGCCCGAATGTGCCTGCGCAGCATGCCATTCAGGTGGCGCTCGGCGGACACCAGAGCATCGAGGACCTGATCCTGCCCGGCGGCCGCCTGCTCGAGCAGCGCGACGTCGCCTGGAACAAGCTCAACGAGATTCCCGGCGTCTCCTGCGTCAAGCCCGAGGGCGCGCTGTACGCGTTCCCGCGGCTGGACCCCGAGGTGCACGAGATCCGGGACGACGAGCAGCTGGTGCTCGACCTGCTGCTGCAGGAGAAGATCCTGCTCACCCAGGGCACCGGATTCAATTGGCCCACACCGGATCACCTGCGCATCGTGACGCTGCCGTGGGCCCGCGACTTGGCCAATGCCATCGAGCGCCTCGGCAACTTCCTGGCGAGCTACCGCCAGTAA
- a CDS encoding YibE/F family protein: protein MAHSHTHSHSSGPAPLSPLAAKIVVGLLAVIGLATVIGAVLLWPHGKAVDIPLPFQNAHGGAVSTEAGHVVSTGMNNCGSPSVGAVLTSAPVTAPPGAGSCVQSLIGIDSGPNSGANTLLEFSTGPGQPHLAAGDHIRVTRQVDDSGTTTYAFFDFERTWPLIALAAVFAVVVVAVARWRGLRALVGIAVAFVVLTVFLLPALRDGGPAIPVALVASSVILYAVIYLAHGVSLRTSAALLGTLSALLLSAVLSWGAIELAHLTGLSEDQNNEIAAYMGSVSITGLLLAGFIIGSLGVLNDVTVTQASTAFELAEHGASRRAIFTGAMRVGRDHIASTVYTLVLAYAGSALPLLLLFSVANRSLGDVLTSESVAIEIARSAVGGIALALSVPLTTAIAAVLATPRAATD, encoded by the coding sequence GTGGCGCACTCGCATACCCACTCGCACAGTTCCGGCCCGGCGCCGCTCAGCCCGCTGGCCGCGAAGATCGTCGTCGGGCTCCTGGCGGTGATCGGGCTGGCGACGGTCATCGGCGCCGTCCTGCTGTGGCCGCACGGCAAGGCCGTCGACATCCCGCTGCCGTTCCAGAACGCCCACGGCGGCGCCGTGAGCACCGAGGCCGGGCACGTCGTATCGACCGGCATGAACAACTGCGGCAGCCCGTCGGTCGGCGCGGTGCTGACGTCCGCCCCGGTCACCGCCCCGCCGGGCGCGGGGAGCTGCGTGCAGTCGCTGATCGGCATCGACTCCGGTCCGAATTCCGGCGCCAACACCCTGCTCGAGTTCAGCACCGGTCCCGGCCAGCCGCACCTCGCCGCCGGCGACCACATCCGGGTGACCCGCCAGGTCGACGACTCCGGCACCACCACCTACGCCTTCTTCGACTTCGAGCGCACCTGGCCGCTCATCGCGCTGGCTGCCGTCTTCGCCGTGGTGGTCGTCGCGGTGGCCCGCTGGCGCGGGCTGCGGGCACTGGTCGGGATCGCGGTCGCGTTCGTGGTGCTGACGGTCTTCCTGTTGCCGGCACTGCGGGACGGCGGCCCGGCCATCCCGGTCGCGCTCGTCGCGTCGTCGGTGATCCTGTACGCGGTGATCTACCTGGCGCACGGCGTCAGCCTGCGCACGAGCGCCGCCCTGCTCGGCACCCTGAGCGCGCTGCTGTTGTCGGCGGTGCTGTCCTGGGGCGCAATCGAATTGGCACACCTCACCGGGTTGTCGGAAGACCAGAACAACGAGATCGCGGCCTACATGGGGTCCGTGTCGATCACCGGGCTGTTGCTCGCCGGCTTCATCATCGGCTCGCTGGGTGTACTCAACGACGTCACCGTCACGCAGGCGTCGACGGCCTTCGAGCTGGCCGAACACGGTGCGTCCCGGCGGGCCATCTTCACCGGCGCCATGCGGGTTGGGCGCGACCACATCGCCAGCACCGTCTACACGCTGGTGCTCGCGTACGCCGGTAGCGCGCTGCCGCTGCTGCTGTTGTTCAGCGTCGCCAACCGGTCGCTGGGCGACGTGCTGACCAGTGAGAGCGTGGCGATCGAGATCGCCCGGTCGGCAGTCGGCGGCATCGCGCTGGCGCTGTCGGTGCCGCTGACCACCGCGATCGCGGCGGTGCTGGCCACGCCGCGAGCCGCGACGGATTGA
- a CDS encoding maleylpyruvate isomerase family mycothiol-dependent enzyme: MAFRAALIEETAAFGDIIRKADLETPVPTCPGWTLKQLFKHVGRGNRWCAQIIAEHRKEPLDPREVRDGKPPEDLDAAIDWLNAGAQAIVDAVEHVGSDAKVWTFVGPKPAGWWIRRRLHEQTVHRADAALALGLPFVLDAELAADGVTETLERVALMAPAGDPPLERGRSLHLHAAESELGPTGEWLVVNDEDGLGWSHQHAKGDAAVRGPVTGLLLAVTRRQTVEEAGLEVIGDAAVWQRWVDHSAF; the protein is encoded by the coding sequence ATGGCCTTTCGCGCAGCCCTGATCGAGGAAACCGCCGCCTTCGGCGACATCATCCGCAAAGCCGACCTGGAAACCCCGGTGCCCACCTGTCCGGGGTGGACCCTCAAGCAGCTGTTCAAACACGTCGGCCGCGGCAACCGCTGGTGCGCCCAGATCATCGCCGAGCACCGGAAGGAGCCCCTCGATCCCCGCGAGGTGCGGGACGGTAAACCGCCGGAGGATCTCGACGCTGCCATCGACTGGCTGAACGCGGGTGCGCAGGCCATCGTCGATGCCGTTGAGCACGTCGGGTCGGATGCGAAGGTGTGGACGTTCGTCGGGCCCAAGCCCGCCGGGTGGTGGATCCGGCGTCGCCTCCACGAGCAGACCGTGCACCGCGCCGATGCCGCTCTGGCACTGGGCCTTCCGTTCGTGCTCGATGCCGAGCTGGCCGCCGACGGCGTCACCGAGACGCTGGAACGGGTGGCGCTGATGGCGCCCGCCGGGGATCCGCCACTGGAGCGCGGACGGTCGCTGCACCTGCACGCCGCCGAATCCGAGCTGGGCCCCACCGGCGAGTGGCTGGTGGTCAACGACGAGGACGGCCTCGGCTGGTCGCATCAGCACGCCAAAGGTGATGCGGCAGTGCGGGGTCCGGTGACCGGGCTGCTGCTCGCGGTCACCCGACGCCAGACCGTCGAGGAGGCCGGCCTCGAGGTCATCGGTGACGCGGCCGTGTGGCAGCGCTGGGTCGACCACTCGGCGTTCTGA
- the iniR gene encoding isoniazid response ATPase/transcriptional regulator IniR, producing MTAAAGTSLVLGGIGSGKTTALEAVRKTLRANGTTMLARVPKPGEAPDAAIVIDDAQLLSPEELDALTELAGDPARTVVVSAEPLAHERALNALTTTLSRQHPPIQLAPMTPREINEALARAGVPGTQVPALIVATGGIPLLVYSALSALASGADPVRAASVALSERLRRLDEHLLDTLLLCSLSPELGPDDIAAALQLPGDDAAVLMDRARASGLLSASLHPRFIDTLHRSLTRLVGAARHRETECRLLRSQVESATLSTELALKLAEHGTVDDLLAADLIHRAGSAAPRQAARLYRAAARAGTAPADVHLADALAVTGDCTTAGTLADELLTADDAGVRAQAVRIAASVAMHDGAAAHAADLFRWLGPDPDPFVAAAGAVVGVATADAELARACLQAENSLPPTSSARAARGMAEGMLLTLDQPFAVAMARLTQALGSTNGVHAVAPDSPAALLSLVALHGGDAVRARSVIGRAIRTGGDAGFTGLRHRLLLGWIRMLDGQLDSAVPALGTTEVADLHRRDALWFTALQTAVARRSGDTGALQKHWHAAMEVLAEYSLDLYALLPLGELWVAAARLQQLDQLRQPLAEAFGLLRAAGNPALWAVPLHWAGVHAGILANAPEAVAPHGQALAAASRAEGAHGAYATALAGAGRAWLRVLAGDVDAAEVTAAARGLARFGMTWDATRLASQAALHSADGRISGAMLQLARDLKQDAALEAAADPIEPAVPAIPREPASGPDVRNTTPPPASGDARATSAATPAWTRLSDREREVAELVLQGMPYRDIGARLLISAKTVEHHVARIRRRLGAESRSEMLSMLRALLVEKV from the coding sequence ATGACCGCAGCGGCCGGCACGTCGCTGGTGCTCGGCGGAATCGGCAGCGGCAAGACCACCGCGCTGGAAGCGGTGCGAAAGACGTTGCGGGCCAACGGCACGACGATGCTCGCGCGGGTGCCGAAGCCCGGCGAGGCACCGGACGCGGCCATCGTCATCGACGATGCCCAACTGCTGTCCCCGGAAGAGCTGGACGCGCTGACCGAGCTGGCCGGTGACCCGGCCCGCACCGTGGTGGTCAGCGCCGAGCCGTTGGCGCACGAGCGCGCGCTCAACGCCCTCACTACCACTCTCAGTCGGCAGCATCCGCCGATTCAGCTGGCGCCGATGACGCCCCGCGAGATCAACGAGGCGCTGGCCCGCGCCGGCGTCCCCGGCACGCAGGTGCCCGCATTGATCGTCGCCACCGGCGGCATCCCGCTGCTGGTGTACTCGGCGCTGTCGGCGCTGGCGTCGGGCGCCGATCCGGTCCGGGCCGCGTCCGTCGCGTTGAGTGAACGGCTGCGCCGGCTCGACGAGCACCTGCTCGACACGTTGTTGCTGTGTTCGCTCAGCCCGGAACTGGGGCCCGACGACATCGCCGCCGCCTTGCAACTGCCCGGCGACGACGCGGCCGTGCTGATGGACCGGGCCCGCGCCAGCGGCCTGCTGTCCGCGTCGCTGCACCCGCGGTTCATCGACACGCTGCACCGGTCGCTCACCCGGCTGGTCGGCGCCGCGCGGCACCGCGAGACCGAATGCCGGCTGCTGCGCTCGCAGGTCGAATCCGCCACCCTGTCAACCGAATTGGCGCTGAAGCTGGCCGAGCACGGCACCGTCGACGACCTCCTGGCGGCCGATCTGATTCACCGCGCCGGGTCCGCCGCACCGCGTCAGGCCGCCCGCCTGTACCGGGCGGCGGCCCGCGCGGGCACCGCCCCGGCCGACGTGCACCTCGCCGACGCCCTTGCCGTCACCGGCGACTGCACCACCGCCGGCACCCTGGCGGACGAACTGCTCACCGCCGACGACGCCGGCGTCCGCGCCCAGGCGGTGCGCATCGCGGCCAGCGTCGCGATGCACGACGGTGCCGCCGCCCATGCCGCGGATCTGTTCCGGTGGCTCGGCCCCGATCCCGATCCGTTCGTCGCCGCGGCGGGCGCCGTGGTCGGTGTCGCCACCGCCGACGCCGAGCTGGCCCGCGCCTGCCTGCAGGCCGAAAACTCGCTGCCGCCAACGTCTTCCGCGCGCGCGGCGCGCGGTATGGCCGAGGGCATGCTGCTGACGCTCGATCAGCCGTTCGCCGTCGCGATGGCGCGGCTCACGCAGGCCCTCGGGTCCACCAACGGCGTGCACGCCGTCGCGCCGGACAGCCCTGCCGCACTACTGAGCCTCGTCGCCCTGCACGGCGGTGACGCCGTCCGCGCGCGCAGCGTCATCGGCCGGGCCATCCGCACCGGCGGCGACGCGGGTTTCACGGGTCTGCGCCACCGGCTGCTGCTGGGCTGGATCCGGATGCTCGACGGCCAACTCGATTCCGCCGTCCCGGCATTGGGCACGACCGAGGTCGCCGACCTGCACCGCCGCGACGCGCTGTGGTTCACCGCGCTGCAGACCGCCGTCGCCCGGCGCAGCGGCGACACCGGCGCCCTGCAGAAACACTGGCACGCGGCCATGGAAGTGCTGGCCGAATACTCCCTGGACCTGTACGCCCTGCTGCCGCTCGGCGAGTTGTGGGTCGCGGCGGCCCGGTTGCAGCAGCTCGACCAGCTGCGCCAGCCGCTGGCCGAGGCGTTCGGGCTGCTGCGGGCCGCCGGCAATCCGGCGCTCTGGGCAGTGCCGCTGCACTGGGCGGGCGTGCACGCCGGCATCCTGGCCAACGCGCCCGAGGCCGTCGCCCCGCACGGGCAGGCCCTGGCCGCAGCCAGCCGGGCCGAAGGTGCGCACGGCGCCTACGCCACCGCGCTCGCCGGCGCCGGCCGGGCGTGGCTGCGGGTCCTCGCCGGCGACGTCGACGCCGCCGAGGTGACGGCGGCCGCCCGCGGGCTGGCGCGCTTCGGGATGACGTGGGATGCCACGCGTCTGGCCAGTCAGGCCGCGTTGCATTCGGCCGACGGCCGGATCTCCGGGGCCATGCTGCAGCTGGCGCGCGACCTCAAGCAGGACGCGGCCCTCGAGGCGGCGGCCGATCCCATCGAGCCCGCGGTCCCCGCTATTCCGCGTGAGCCCGCTTCCGGCCCAGATGTGCGCAACACCACACCACCTCCTGCCTCGGGTGACGCTCGGGCCACATCCGCCGCAACGCCCGCCTGGACCCGGCTGTCCGACCGCGAGCGCGAGGTCGCGGAGCTGGTGCTGCAGGGCATGCCATACCGCGACATCGGGGCCCGGCTGCTGATCTCGGCGAAGACCGTCGAGCACCATGTCGCCCGCATTCGCCGCAGGTTGGGGGCCGAATCGCGGTCGGAGATGTTGTCGATGCTGCGGGCGCTGCTCGTCGAGAAGGTCTGA